One part of the Neisseria zalophi genome encodes these proteins:
- the hemF gene encoding oxygen-dependent coproporphyrinogen oxidase — MHTESVLSVLKTLQDQICSALENQDGGAKFIADQWQSKLGIGESRVLKNGAVFEQAGVNFSHVKGDTMPASATAHRPELAGAPFEAMGVSLVIHPKNPYIPTSHANVRFFIAYPEGGEAVWWFGGGFDLTPFYPFEEDILHWHQTAANLCQPFGDDVYPQYKQWCDDYFYLKHRGETRGVGGLFFDDLNRWNFDTCLNFIKAVGEGYIQAYIPIVAKRKNIIFGERQRQFQLYRRGRYVEFNLVWDRGTLFGLQSGGRTESILMSMPPLVRFEYSYQPEPDSPEARLNDFLKPRNWLAEQAGQSH; from the coding sequence ATGCATACAGAGTCCGTTTTAAGCGTATTGAAAACATTGCAAGACCAAATTTGCAGCGCTTTGGAAAACCAAGACGGCGGTGCAAAATTTATCGCCGACCAATGGCAAAGCAAATTGGGCATTGGCGAAAGCCGCGTTTTAAAAAATGGTGCCGTTTTCGAACAGGCCGGTGTGAATTTTTCGCATGTTAAAGGCGATACCATGCCCGCTTCGGCAACGGCACACCGCCCCGAATTGGCCGGCGCACCCTTTGAAGCGATGGGTGTTTCATTGGTTATCCATCCGAAAAACCCCTATATTCCCACCAGCCATGCCAATGTACGTTTTTTCATTGCCTATCCCGAAGGCGGTGAAGCGGTGTGGTGGTTTGGCGGTGGTTTCGACCTCACCCCATTTTATCCTTTTGAAGAAGATATTCTGCATTGGCATCAAACCGCTGCCAACTTATGCCAACCTTTCGGCGATGATGTTTATCCGCAATACAAACAATGGTGCGACGACTATTTCTATTTGAAGCACCGTGGCGAAACCCGCGGCGTCGGCGGCTTGTTTTTTGATGATTTAAACCGTTGGAATTTCGATACCTGCCTGAACTTTATCAAGGCCGTCGGCGAGGGCTATATACAGGCTTATATCCCCATTGTTGCCAAGCGCAAAAACATTATTTTCGGCGAACGCCAGCGCCAATTCCAGCTCTACCGCCGTGGGCGTTATGTCGAATTCAACTTGGTTTGGGACAGGGGCACTTTATTCGGCCTGCAAAGCGGTGGGCGCACGGAAAGTATTTTGATGTCGATGCCGCCGTTGGTACGGTTTGAATACAGTTATCAGCCCGAACCCGATTCGCCAGAAGCGCGTTTAAACGACTTTTTAAAACCACGCAACTGGCTGGCCGAACAAGCCGGGCAAAGTCACTAA
- a CDS encoding LysE/ArgO family amino acid transporter — translation MNPFFNGLMISSGLIIAIGAQNAFVLKKGLLKQHIGAIVLTCWLCDVFLISCGVFGVSALLSDSPKISALLALAGGIFLLVYGLMNLKRAWQGGGHMSIQAGQSQPSSIIKSIAATLAITLLNPHVYIDTVVLIGGYANHLNQHDKFLFLIGALLASGVWFFSLGYGARLLLPLFQRERVWQILDTAIAVMMFYLAFGLFKQVLTLFG, via the coding sequence ATGAACCCTTTTTTCAACGGACTGATGATTTCCAGCGGCCTGATTATTGCCATCGGCGCGCAGAATGCGTTTGTCTTGAAAAAAGGCTTGTTAAAACAACATATCGGCGCCATTGTCTTAACTTGCTGGTTGTGTGATGTTTTTCTAATCAGTTGCGGCGTATTCGGCGTTTCCGCCCTACTTTCCGACAGCCCCAAAATATCCGCTTTATTGGCCTTGGCCGGCGGCATTTTTCTGTTGGTTTACGGCCTCATGAACCTAAAACGGGCATGGCAGGGCGGCGGGCATATGTCGATTCAGGCGGGGCAAAGCCAACCCTCATCCATCATAAAAAGCATAGCCGCTACATTGGCCATCACCCTGCTCAACCCTCATGTTTATATCGATACCGTCGTGCTTATCGGCGGTTATGCGAATCATTTAAATCAACACGATAAATTTCTATTTCTTATCGGCGCATTGCTGGCTTCCGGCGTATGGTTTTTCAGCCTCGGCTACGGTGCGCGCCTATTATTGCCATTGTTTCAACGCGAACGCGTTTGGCAGATACTCGATACCGCCATTGCGGTGATGATGTTTTATCTGGCATTCGGCTTATTCAAACAGGTATTGACCCTATTCGGCTAA
- a CDS encoding pseudouridine synthase — protein MSHLIVLNKPDGVICQFSPHEKYESLKDYIDVADFYPAGRLDTDSEGLLLLTDDGRLQARIAHPKHGKKKTYWAQVEGVADEAKLNLLRSRMDLGDFVTQAAKVRVLDAAETDRLWPRRTPIRVRKTVPDFWVEIIISEGKNRQVRKMTAKAGYPCLRLVRVAVGRLNIFDLELASGEWRFSDDLP, from the coding sequence ATGAGTCATTTGATTGTATTGAATAAGCCGGACGGTGTGATATGCCAGTTTTCACCGCATGAGAAATACGAAAGTTTAAAAGATTATATTGATGTTGCGGATTTTTATCCGGCCGGCCGCTTGGATACCGATAGCGAAGGTTTGCTGCTGCTGACCGACGACGGCCGTTTACAGGCGAGGATTGCGCATCCGAAGCATGGTAAGAAAAAAACCTATTGGGCGCAGGTGGAGGGTGTGGCGGACGAAGCGAAACTTAATTTGCTGCGTTCCCGTATGGACTTGGGGGATTTTGTGACCCAAGCGGCTAAGGTGAGGGTTTTAGATGCTGCCGAAACGGATCGCTTATGGCCGCGGCGCACGCCTATCCGAGTGCGTAAAACCGTGCCTGATTTTTGGGTGGAAATCATTATTAGCGAGGGGAAAAACCGCCAAGTACGCAAAATGACGGCGAAAGCCGGCTATCCCTGTTTGCGTTTGGTGCGGGTAGCGGTAGGCCGTCTGAATATTTTTGATTTGGAGCTGGCGTCGGGCGAATGGCGGTTTTCAGATGATTTGCCTTAA
- a CDS encoding 23S rRNA (adenine(2030)-N(6))-methyltransferase RlmJ: MLSYRHAFHAGNHADMLKHFVLYLTLDYFNRKDKPYWYIDTHSGAGLYDLSGGEAQKVGEYKHGFSLLMQAESLPEPLNSFKGRLKNILPQPHLYCGSPWLAQAMTRPSDKLRLFELHPTDYQHLQHNMQEARLGKRGLISQSDGYQGLIALLPPPTRRAVVLIDPPYEEKQDYARVINTLKAAQKRFASGCYLLWYPCLSREESRKLPEQLKKLSPEHYLHTELHVYAPRSDGFGMYGSGMFILNPPYILAQQLQDTLPALTKLLAQDDQAHFVLDYRE, translated from the coding sequence ATGCTCAGCTACCGCCACGCCTTTCATGCCGGCAACCATGCCGATATGCTCAAACACTTTGTGCTTTACCTCACTCTCGATTATTTCAACCGCAAAGACAAACCCTATTGGTATATCGATACCCACAGCGGCGCCGGTTTATATGATTTAAGCGGCGGCGAAGCGCAAAAAGTCGGCGAATACAAACACGGGTTTTCACTATTGATGCAGGCCGAATCTCTGCCCGAACCGCTCAATAGTTTCAAAGGCCGTCTGAAAAACATATTGCCGCAACCGCATCTTTATTGCGGTTCACCGTGGTTGGCGCAAGCCATGACCCGCCCTAGCGACAAACTGCGCCTATTCGAACTACACCCGACCGACTACCAACATTTACAACACAATATGCAGGAAGCCCGTTTAGGGAAGCGCGGGCTGATTAGCCAATCCGACGGCTATCAGGGTTTAATCGCGCTACTGCCGCCGCCGACCCGCCGCGCCGTGGTGTTAATCGACCCGCCTTATGAAGAAAAACAAGACTACGCCAGAGTCATCAACACCCTAAAAGCCGCCCAAAAACGCTTTGCTTCAGGCTGTTATCTGTTGTGGTACCCGTGCCTAAGCCGCGAAGAAAGCCGGAAACTGCCCGAACAACTGAAAAAACTGTCGCCCGAACATTATCTGCACACCGAACTACATGTATACGCCCCCCGTTCAGACGGCTTCGGCATGTACGGCAGCGGCATGTTTATATTGAATCCGCCTTATATACTGGCGCAACAATTGCAAGACACCCTACCCGCATTAACCAAACTGCTCGCCCAAGACGATCAGGCACATTTTGTTTTGGATTATCGCGAATAA
- a CDS encoding UbiH/UbiF family hydroxylase encodes MTHEILIIGGGLVGVAAAVALKKQGRDVALIEIRPPQTDPDFLNQDWDARIYAISPANRALLQSLDAWPSESRIQGVSRMDVRGDNGGQIEFSAAETNTPFLTYIAENRWLLAALWQQIRALDIPVIQEAAVALQTDIQTASLTLQNGETLNARLIIGADGANSWVRKQSGIQVNETPYGQHGVVANFHTEKDHNGTAFQWFEDGEILACLPLPDHKISMVWSTFTPEKLTSLSPEALAAEVTRKSKNVLGNLQPLSPAFAFNLILRRPESTSAQRIILMGDAAHTIHPLAGQGVNLGFGDVAAFADLSRDAADIGAYQLLRQYTLSRLAPVRTMQTGCDGLFRLFNEKKLPALPLIRNTGLNLVNAAPWMKNRLIRHAMGL; translated from the coding sequence ATGACACATGAAATCCTGATTATCGGCGGCGGATTGGTCGGCGTGGCTGCCGCTGTTGCCCTGAAAAAACAAGGCCGCGATGTGGCTCTGATAGAAATACGCCCGCCACAAACCGACCCCGACTTTCTCAATCAAGATTGGGATGCCCGTATTTACGCCATCAGCCCGGCCAACCGCGCCTTATTGCAATCGCTAGACGCATGGCCGTCTGAAAGCCGCATACAGGGCGTATCGCGTATGGACGTTCGCGGCGACAACGGTGGACAAATTGAATTTAGCGCCGCCGAAACCAATACGCCGTTTCTCACCTATATCGCCGAAAACCGTTGGCTGCTTGCCGCCTTATGGCAACAAATCCGCGCCCTTGATATCCCCGTGATTCAGGAAGCCGCCGTTGCCCTGCAAACCGATATTCAGACGGCCTCCCTAACGCTACAAAACGGCGAAACCCTAAACGCCCGTTTGATTATCGGCGCCGACGGTGCCAACTCTTGGGTACGCAAACAAAGCGGCATTCAAGTCAACGAAACGCCCTACGGCCAACACGGCGTAGTTGCCAACTTTCATACTGAAAAAGACCACAACGGCACCGCCTTCCAATGGTTTGAAGACGGTGAAATATTGGCCTGCCTGCCGCTGCCCGATCATAAAATTTCTATGGTTTGGAGCACGTTTACGCCGGAAAAACTCACTTCGTTATCGCCTGAAGCGCTGGCAGCGGAAGTCACCCGAAAAAGCAAAAACGTATTGGGTAACCTGCAACCGCTATCGCCCGCTTTTGCCTTTAATCTGATTCTGCGCCGCCCCGAATCCACATCGGCACAACGCATTATTCTGATGGGGGATGCCGCCCACACGATTCACCCGCTAGCCGGACAGGGTGTCAATCTCGGTTTCGGCGATGTTGCCGCCTTTGCCGACCTCAGCCGCGATGCCGCCGATATCGGCGCCTACCAATTATTGCGCCAATATACCCTCAGCCGTTTGGCGCCCGTACGCACCATGCAAACCGGTTGCGACGGTTTATTCCGTTTGTTCAACGAAAAAAAACTGCCTGCGCTACCGCTCATCCGCAATACTGGCCTAAACCTAGTCAATGCTGCGCCGTGGATGAAAAACCGCCTCATCCGGCATGCTATGGGGCTTTAA
- a CDS encoding organic hydroperoxide resistance protein — MKKLYSTKATVVGGRAGTAKLSDSDLVINMAMPGSGKEGNNPEQLFAMGYGACFDGALGVVKQMQNLQFDSTIEIEVDLLQDDNHGYNIAAKLHVIASNTSLSAEEVKKAVDAAHQICPYSKATRGNIDVEISSEVK, encoded by the coding sequence ATGAAAAAATTATATTCTACAAAAGCAACCGTGGTTGGCGGCCGCGCCGGAACAGCCAAACTAAGCGATAGCGACTTGGTGATTAATATGGCCATGCCCGGCTCCGGCAAAGAAGGCAACAACCCCGAACAGCTTTTCGCCATGGGCTACGGCGCATGTTTTGACGGTGCATTAGGCGTAGTCAAACAAATGCAAAACCTGCAATTTGATTCTACTATTGAAATCGAAGTGGACTTATTGCAAGATGATAATCACGGCTACAATATCGCTGCCAAATTACACGTTATCGCCAGCAACACCAGTTTAAGCGCCGAAGAAGTGAAAAAAGCAGTAGATGCCGCACACCAAATCTGCCCTTATTCAAAAGCCACCCGCGGCAATATTGATGTGGAAATCTCTTCGGAAGTGAAATAA
- a CDS encoding ABC-F family ATPase has product MISTNGITMQFGAKPLFENVSVKFGEGNRYGLIGANGSGKSTFMKILGGDLEPTSGEVAIENGVRLGKLRQDQFAYEDMRVLDVVMMGHTEMWAAMTERDAIYANLEATEDDYMHAAELEAKFAEYDGYTAEARAGELLSGVGIDESLHNAQMSEVAPGFKLRVLLAQALFSKPDVLLLDEPTNNLDINTIRWLEGVLNQYDSTMIIISHDRHFLNEVCTHMADVDYNSITIYPGNYDDYMLASAQSRERALKDNAKAKEKLQELQEFVARFSANKSKARQATSRLKQADKIKSEMVEVKPSTRQNPYIRFETDEKAKLHRQAVEVAGLSKRFEKQLFKNMNFMLEAGERLAIIGPNGAGKSTLLKLLAGAFNPEYSDGIEPDSGTIKWAEKANVGYYPQDHENDFDVHANLTEWMRQWGQEGDDEQTIRGTLGRLLFGSNDVVKQVQVLSGGEKGRMLYGKLILLKPNVLVMDEPTNHMDMESIESLNMALEKYKGTLIFVSHDRQFVSSLATQIIELDGNGGYEHYLGDYESYLEKKGLV; this is encoded by the coding sequence ATGATTTCTACCAACGGCATTACCATGCAGTTCGGCGCCAAGCCGCTGTTTGAAAATGTATCTGTCAAATTCGGCGAAGGTAACCGCTACGGCCTGATTGGTGCCAATGGTTCGGGCAAGTCTACATTTATGAAAATTTTGGGCGGCGATTTAGAGCCGACCAGCGGCGAAGTGGCGATTGAAAACGGTGTCCGCCTCGGTAAATTGCGCCAAGACCAGTTTGCCTATGAAGATATGCGCGTGTTGGATGTGGTGATGATGGGGCATACTGAAATGTGGGCGGCCATGACCGAACGCGATGCCATCTATGCCAATTTGGAAGCCACGGAAGATGACTATATGCACGCGGCCGAGTTGGAAGCCAAGTTTGCCGAATACGACGGCTATACCGCAGAAGCCCGTGCCGGTGAGTTATTGAGCGGTGTCGGCATTGACGAATCGTTGCACAACGCACAAATGAGCGAAGTGGCGCCCGGTTTTAAATTGCGCGTATTGTTGGCGCAGGCTTTGTTTTCCAAACCCGATGTATTGTTGCTTGACGAACCGACCAATAACTTGGATATCAATACCATCCGCTGGTTGGAAGGTGTATTGAACCAATATGATTCGACCATGATTATTATTTCGCACGACCGCCACTTTTTAAATGAGGTCTGCACCCACATGGCCGATGTGGATTACAACAGCATCACCATCTATCCCGGCAACTACGATGATTATATGCTGGCTTCGGCGCAATCGCGCGAACGCGCATTGAAAGACAATGCCAAAGCCAAAGAGAAATTGCAGGAGCTGCAAGAATTTGTCGCCCGCTTCTCGGCCAATAAATCCAAAGCCCGTCAGGCAACCAGCCGTCTGAAACAAGCCGATAAGATTAAATCGGAAATGGTGGAAGTGAAACCTTCTACCCGTCAAAACCCTTATATCCGTTTTGAAACCGATGAAAAAGCCAAGCTGCACCGCCAGGCGGTGGAAGTAGCAGGCTTGAGCAAGCGTTTTGAAAAACAATTGTTCAAAAATATGAATTTTATGTTGGAAGCGGGCGAGCGTTTGGCTATTATCGGCCCGAACGGGGCGGGTAAATCCACTTTATTAAAATTATTGGCAGGTGCGTTCAATCCGGAATACAGCGACGGTATCGAGCCGGACAGCGGCACCATCAAATGGGCGGAAAAAGCCAATGTCGGCTATTATCCGCAAGATCATGAAAACGATTTTGATGTTCATGCGAATCTGACCGAATGGATGCGCCAATGGGGACAGGAAGGTGACGACGAGCAAACTATCCGCGGCACGCTCGGTCGTTTGTTGTTCGGCAGTAATGATGTGGTGAAACAAGTTCAGGTGCTGAGCGGAGGTGAAAAAGGCCGTATGCTTTATGGCAAATTGATTTTGTTGAAGCCTAATGTATTGGTGATGGACGAACCGACCAACCATATGGATATGGAAAGTATCGAATCACTGAATATGGCTCTGGAAAAATACAAAGGCACTTTGATTTTCGTATCGCACGACCGCCAATTTGTATCCTCTCTGGCTACTCAGATTATCGAGTTAGACGGCAATGGCGGTTATGAACATTATCTTGGCGATTATGAAAGCTATTTGGAGAAAAAAGGTTTGGTGTAA
- a CDS encoding adenine phosphoribosyltransferase: protein MFIHPDVMGVAALAEKIRKIPDWPKKGILFHDITPVLQSPEYFRLLVDLLVYRYMGQKIDVVAGLDARGFIIGAALAYQLNVGFVPIRKKGKLPFNTLSQSYELEYGEATVEIHTDAITKGARVLLVDDLVATGGTMKAGIELVRKLGGEIIEAAAILEFTDLSGGESIRAQGVPLFTLYQNDGSMPETDK, encoded by the coding sequence ATGTTTATCCATCCTGATGTTATGGGTGTGGCCGCGCTGGCTGAAAAAATCCGTAAAATACCGGATTGGCCTAAAAAAGGTATTTTGTTTCATGATATTACCCCTGTTTTACAAAGCCCCGAATATTTCAGATTATTAGTCGATTTGCTGGTTTACCGCTATATGGGGCAGAAAATCGATGTAGTGGCGGGTTTGGACGCACGCGGTTTTATTATCGGAGCTGCTTTGGCTTACCAGCTGAATGTCGGGTTTGTGCCCATCCGCAAAAAAGGCAAACTGCCTTTTAATACCTTATCGCAAAGCTATGAATTGGAATATGGCGAGGCGACGGTAGAAATCCATACCGATGCGATTACAAAAGGTGCGCGCGTTTTACTGGTTGACGACTTGGTGGCGACGGGCGGTACGATGAAAGCCGGTATCGAATTGGTGCGAAAATTGGGCGGTGAAATTATCGAAGCGGCTGCCATTTTGGAATTTACCGATTTATCCGGCGGGGAAAGTATCCGCGCGCAGGGTGTGCCATTGTTTACGCTGTATCAAAATGATGGCTCTATGCCTGAAACCGATAAATAG
- the gmk gene encoding guanylate kinase, whose translation MSSPTKGNIFIISAASGTGKTTLVSRLLQSRSDIRVSVSHTTRAPRTGEEHGRHYYFVDAARFEALIREQAFLEHAKVFDNYYGTSFESINSLRDQGYDVILEIDIQGAEQVRRVLPDACSIFILPPSFQVLADRLTGRGTDSPEVINKRLSKARSEIEQAFSFDYIVVNNDLLEAEADLLAIIKAQRLKQSAQHAFIENLLAQP comes from the coding sequence ATGTCGTCCCCTACCAAAGGTAATATTTTTATTATTTCAGCCGCATCGGGTACGGGCAAAACCACTTTGGTTTCGCGCTTACTCCAATCCCGCAGCGACATACGCGTTTCCGTATCCCATACCACCCGCGCACCGCGCACCGGTGAAGAACACGGCCGTCATTACTATTTTGTCGATGCCGCCAGATTCGAAGCGCTTATCCGAGAACAGGCCTTTCTCGAACATGCCAAAGTTTTCGACAACTATTACGGCACCAGTTTCGAAAGTATCAACAGCCTCCGCGATCAAGGTTATGATGTGATTCTCGAAATCGACATACAGGGTGCAGAACAAGTACGCCGCGTATTGCCCGACGCATGCAGTATTTTTATACTGCCCCCCTCTTTCCAAGTGCTGGCCGACAGGCTGACCGGACGCGGTACCGATAGCCCGGAAGTGATTAATAAGCGCCTGAGCAAAGCGCGTAGCGAAATCGAACAGGCTTTTTCATTTGACTATATTGTTGTCAACAATGATTTACTTGAAGCCGAAGCCGATTTATTGGCGATTATTAAAGCCCAACGCCTGAAACAATCGGCACAACATGCCTTTATTGAAAATCTATTGGCACAACCTTAG
- the rpoZ gene encoding DNA-directed RNA polymerase subunit omega: protein MARITVEDCVSKIPNHFDLTLTAARRARQLENGTTPLVDDIRNNKPTVTALREIAAGEIGAEFLKRGK, encoded by the coding sequence ATGGCACGAATTACCGTTGAAGATTGTGTAAGCAAAATCCCGAACCACTTCGATTTAACTCTGACCGCCGCCCGCCGCGCACGCCAACTTGAAAACGGCACTACACCGCTGGTTGACGATATCCGCAACAACAAACCTACCGTTACCGCCCTTCGTGAAATCGCCGCCGGTGAAATCGGTGCCGAATTCCTCAAACGCGGCAAATAA